A region from the Hypomesus transpacificus isolate Combined female chromosome 11, fHypTra1, whole genome shotgun sequence genome encodes:
- the bcl2l11 gene encoding bcl-2-like protein 11 translates to MSDSSRPRNWSDDSTNLNEREKSGESHPGGRRAFRAETSDNPQSYGEGEPSRGGITMPNSLLVFHSRSPMFRPLSRSSSGYFSFDSDSLPSSPLLKHNKSTQTPSPSSQVITHALQRMSNASDTGRDYETWPSPARPYRPHPAPPEGDMQGRADEERRIGQELQRIGDDFMLIMLGRLTDRNRRVAQPNLLMDQEPAFLQWMTLLIGRLLQMLLRRR, encoded by the exons ATGTCCGATTCGTCCAG ACCACGAAATTGGTCAGACGACTCGACCAACCTaaatgagagggagaaaagtGGAGAATCGCATCCTGGTGGCAGACGAGCCTTCCGTGCCGAGACATCGGACAACCCCCAGTCCTACGGCGAAGGCGAACCGTCACGGGGAGGAATTACGATGCCCAATAGTCTACTTGTTTTTCATTCGAGGTCACCGATGTTCAGACCTTTGTCCCGGTCCTCCAGCGGATATTTCTCGTTCGACTCTGATTCTCTGCCCAGCTCCCCGCTGCTGAAACATAACAAGTCAACGCAGACCCCAAGTCCGTCTAGTCAAGTTATCACCCACGCGCTGCAGCGCATGTCTAATGCATCAGATACCGGTCGAGATTATG AAACGTGGCCCAGCCCCGCCCGCCCCTATAGACCACACCCAGCACCACCGGAGGGGGACATGCAGGGTCGTGCTGATGAGGAGAGACGCATCGGTCAAGAGCTTCAGCGCATCGGAGACGACTTCATGCTCATCATGCTGGGG CGCCTAACAGACAGGAATAGGCGGGTGGCACAACCAAACCTGCTGATGGACCAAGAACCTGCCTTTCTGCAGTGGATGACACTCCTGATTGGACGACTATTACAGATGCTTTTGCGGAGGAGATGA